The following coding sequences are from one Solea solea chromosome 4, fSolSol10.1, whole genome shotgun sequence window:
- the LOC131458266 gene encoding trichohyalin-like isoform X2: protein MDKSRDHVEAFPQEIRQQQVTAGPSSPGDAAEACISQQPTPVPEAGTRQEQRGALFHMQEGETSQSRGVNIYQHLPSVEEHEPGAGSDEKQQHSIDVKQLEDKETQVDMKTNREAVKRQRQLTRQMMEAVEQQWDESQTQRNEIAFLRTKTEQQHRDINRLTAENHEQFTATKALTLKMEKVIEKLKENKSEAAQEKMQLLKIRAEIDQERKTLDRQRNEIVTERCKLEMIKYGESKEESKTHKVLTIKPNQEMTERLRADRLLRAIHDAKLAKEQLERSIKDINQELQISKNYISEHKSHIEDVKRNFNVYINKMKQKWTRNPSDSEMQRVPEVEQRVGHQERQDTSDSVRVKLGKIWEEMEKGWDVLGDNERRLEMTVTEKLELKPDLEESTRQEMKANIEQDRKTLDRDRQLAKAEMDELKSMRESNERLKQELEERFQKTRREIRELEVLNNEIEMKKKELAKMIRLSKKNKETKKETEHATRDLKDRQDTMAEQVETPEVNPAVMQKVIFDVQETRKLLHMIREDAQHGKRVLAEEVKWENFQQKKKKRKLEQWMEKTTKERDELEIMKIQMQRRREEDEQKLKDTITTLGMMGDVKDNMEKAVTEISNTREEMLKAQRQMEKNKEDVRTFMDKLSSLRAWASRWISTESAIRNSLSENKSQLQTPQRATHRESHMEQTQEVPAEEEDRVEGPGPVPGAGARNRTRRRTRSSRDRTRTRSRSQEQDQDQEEDEEQRGQVW from the exons ATGGACAAATCAAGAGATCATG TGGAAGCCTTCCCTCAGGAGATCAGACAACAACAGGTCACTGCCGGGCCAAGTTCACCAGGAGACGCTGCAGAGGCCTGCATCTCACAGCAGCCCACACCCGTCCCTGAAGCGGGGACGCGTCAGGAACAAAGGGGGGCGCTGTTTCACATGCAGGAGGGAGAGACGTCACAGTCCAGGGGAGTCAACATCTACCAGCATCTACCTTCAGTAGAGGAACATGAGCCAGGAGCTGGTTCAG atgaaaaacaacagcacagcaTAGACGTCAAGCAATTAGAGgacaaagaaacacaagtcGACATGAAAACCAACAGGGAGGCCgttaaaagacaaagacaactGACACGTCAGATGATGGAAGCGGTTGAACAACAGTGGGATGAATCGcagacacagagaaatgaaATTGCATTCCtgaggacaaagacagaacaGCAACACAGGGACATAAACAGACTGACAGCTGAAAACCACGAGCAGTTCACGGCAACGAAAGCACTGACATTAAAGATGGAAAAAGTTATTGAGAAACTCAAGGAGAACAAAAGTGAAGCCGCTCAAGAGAAAATGCAACTCCTGAAAATACGAGCGGAGATCGACCAGGAAAGAAAAACTTTGGACAGACAACGCAATGAGATCGTCACTGAGCGCTGCAAGTTGGAAATGATCAAGTACGGTGAGTCAAAAGAGGAAAGTAAGACACACAAAGTGCTCACGATAAAACCAAATCAGGAGATGACGGAGAGACTGCGTGCTGACCGTCTGCTCCGTGCAATTCATGACGCAAAACTGGCAAAAGAACAACTTGAGAGAAGcataaaagacataaatcaAGAGCTACAAATAAGTAAAAACTATATTTCAGAACACAAAAGCCACATTGAAGACGTCAAACGTAATTTTAATGTATATATCAACAAGATGAAGCAAAAGTGGACACGGAATCCAAGCGATAGTGAAATGCAAAGAGTCCCAGAGGTGGAGCAGAGAGTAGGACATCAAGAGAGACAAGACACCTCGGACAGTGTGAGAGTAAAACTCGGCAAAATCTGGGAAGAGATGGAGAAAGGTTGGGATGTGTTGGGGGACAATGAACGACGACTGGAAATGACTGTGACAGAGAAGCTGGAGCTGAAACCTGACCTTGAAGAAAGCACGAGACAAGAAATGAAAGCTAATATTGAGCAGGACAGAAAGACGCTAGATAGAGACAGACAGTTGGCTAAAGCAGAAATGGACGAATTAAAATCTATGAGGGAGAGTAACGAAAGGCTTAAACAGGAGCTGGAAGAAAGGTTCCAAAAGACAAGGAGAGAAATAAGAGAGTTGGAAGTGCTGAACAATGAGATtgaaatgaagaagaaggagctggCAAAAATGATAAGactgagcaaaaaaaataaagagacgAAGAAAGAGACCGAACACGCTACACGGGACTTGAAGGACAGACAGGATACGATGGCGGAACAGGTAGAGACACCAGAAGTGAACCCAGCGGTCATGCAGAAGGTCATTTTCGACGTACAAGAAACTCGAAAGCTGCTGCACATGATCAGAGAAGATGCTCAGCACGGGAAGAGAGTCCTCGCAGAAGAAGTAAAATGGGAGAACTTtcaacagaaaaagaagaagaggaagctgGAACAGTGGATGGAGAAGACGACAAAGGAGAGAGACGAGTTGGAAATCATGAAGATACAGATGCAGCGGCGAAGAGAGGAGGATGAACAGAAACTCAAAGACACAATAACCACGTTAGGGATGATGGGCGATGTGAAAGACAACATGGAAAAAGCTGTGACAGAGATTAGCAACACGCGGGAGGAAATGCTCAAAGCCCAGAGACAGATGGAAAAGAACAAGGAAGATGTCAGAACATTCATG GACAAGCTGAGTTCCTTGAGAGCTTGGGCCAGCAGATGGATATCAACAGAATCTGCGATCAGAAATTCTCTTTCAGAGAATAAATCTCAACTTCAAACGCCACAGAGGGCAACACACAGAGAATCTCATATGGAGCAGACACAGGAGGTtccagcagaggaagaagacagaGTAGAAG
- the LOC131458266 gene encoding trichohyalin-like isoform X1 — MDKSRDHVEAFPQEIRQQQVTAGPSSPGDAAEACISQQPTPVPEAGTRQEQRGALFHMQEGETSQSRGVNIYQHLPSVEEHEPGAGSDEKQQHSIDVKQLEDKETQVDMKTNREAVKRQRQLTRQMMEAVEQQWDESQTQRNEIAFLRTKTEQQHRDINRLTAENHEQFTATKALTLKMEKVIEKLKENKSEAAQEKMQLLKIRAEIDQERKTLDRQRNEIVTERCKLEMIKYGESKEESKTHKVLTIKPNQEMTERLRADRLLRAIHDAKLAKEQLERSIKDINQELQISKNYISEHKSHIEDVKRNFNVYINKMKQKWTRNPSDSEMQRVPEVEQRVGHQERQDTSDSVRVKLGKIWEEMEKGWDVLGDNERRLEMTVTEKLELKPDLEESTRQEMKANIEQDRKTLDRDRQLAKAEMDELKSMRESNERLKQELEERFQKTRREIRELEVLNNEIEMKKKELAKMIRLSKKNKETKKETEHATRDLKDRQDTMAEQVETPEVNPAVMQKVIFDVQETRKLLHMIREDAQHGKRVLAEEVKWENFQQKKKKRKLEQWMEKTTKERDELEIMKIQMQRRREEDEQKLKDTITTLGMMGDVKDNMEKAVTEISNTREEMLKAQRQMEKNKEDVRTFMDKLSSLRAWASRWISTESAIRNSLSENKSQLQTPQRATHRESHMEQTQEVPAEEEDRVEGPGPVPGAGARNRTRRRTRSSRDRSRTRTRSRSQEQDQDQEEDEEQRGQVW; from the exons ATGGACAAATCAAGAGATCATG TGGAAGCCTTCCCTCAGGAGATCAGACAACAACAGGTCACTGCCGGGCCAAGTTCACCAGGAGACGCTGCAGAGGCCTGCATCTCACAGCAGCCCACACCCGTCCCTGAAGCGGGGACGCGTCAGGAACAAAGGGGGGCGCTGTTTCACATGCAGGAGGGAGAGACGTCACAGTCCAGGGGAGTCAACATCTACCAGCATCTACCTTCAGTAGAGGAACATGAGCCAGGAGCTGGTTCAG atgaaaaacaacagcacagcaTAGACGTCAAGCAATTAGAGgacaaagaaacacaagtcGACATGAAAACCAACAGGGAGGCCgttaaaagacaaagacaactGACACGTCAGATGATGGAAGCGGTTGAACAACAGTGGGATGAATCGcagacacagagaaatgaaATTGCATTCCtgaggacaaagacagaacaGCAACACAGGGACATAAACAGACTGACAGCTGAAAACCACGAGCAGTTCACGGCAACGAAAGCACTGACATTAAAGATGGAAAAAGTTATTGAGAAACTCAAGGAGAACAAAAGTGAAGCCGCTCAAGAGAAAATGCAACTCCTGAAAATACGAGCGGAGATCGACCAGGAAAGAAAAACTTTGGACAGACAACGCAATGAGATCGTCACTGAGCGCTGCAAGTTGGAAATGATCAAGTACGGTGAGTCAAAAGAGGAAAGTAAGACACACAAAGTGCTCACGATAAAACCAAATCAGGAGATGACGGAGAGACTGCGTGCTGACCGTCTGCTCCGTGCAATTCATGACGCAAAACTGGCAAAAGAACAACTTGAGAGAAGcataaaagacataaatcaAGAGCTACAAATAAGTAAAAACTATATTTCAGAACACAAAAGCCACATTGAAGACGTCAAACGTAATTTTAATGTATATATCAACAAGATGAAGCAAAAGTGGACACGGAATCCAAGCGATAGTGAAATGCAAAGAGTCCCAGAGGTGGAGCAGAGAGTAGGACATCAAGAGAGACAAGACACCTCGGACAGTGTGAGAGTAAAACTCGGCAAAATCTGGGAAGAGATGGAGAAAGGTTGGGATGTGTTGGGGGACAATGAACGACGACTGGAAATGACTGTGACAGAGAAGCTGGAGCTGAAACCTGACCTTGAAGAAAGCACGAGACAAGAAATGAAAGCTAATATTGAGCAGGACAGAAAGACGCTAGATAGAGACAGACAGTTGGCTAAAGCAGAAATGGACGAATTAAAATCTATGAGGGAGAGTAACGAAAGGCTTAAACAGGAGCTGGAAGAAAGGTTCCAAAAGACAAGGAGAGAAATAAGAGAGTTGGAAGTGCTGAACAATGAGATtgaaatgaagaagaaggagctggCAAAAATGATAAGactgagcaaaaaaaataaagagacgAAGAAAGAGACCGAACACGCTACACGGGACTTGAAGGACAGACAGGATACGATGGCGGAACAGGTAGAGACACCAGAAGTGAACCCAGCGGTCATGCAGAAGGTCATTTTCGACGTACAAGAAACTCGAAAGCTGCTGCACATGATCAGAGAAGATGCTCAGCACGGGAAGAGAGTCCTCGCAGAAGAAGTAAAATGGGAGAACTTtcaacagaaaaagaagaagaggaagctgGAACAGTGGATGGAGAAGACGACAAAGGAGAGAGACGAGTTGGAAATCATGAAGATACAGATGCAGCGGCGAAGAGAGGAGGATGAACAGAAACTCAAAGACACAATAACCACGTTAGGGATGATGGGCGATGTGAAAGACAACATGGAAAAAGCTGTGACAGAGATTAGCAACACGCGGGAGGAAATGCTCAAAGCCCAGAGACAGATGGAAAAGAACAAGGAAGATGTCAGAACATTCATG GACAAGCTGAGTTCCTTGAGAGCTTGGGCCAGCAGATGGATATCAACAGAATCTGCGATCAGAAATTCTCTTTCAGAGAATAAATCTCAACTTCAAACGCCACAGAGGGCAACACACAGAGAATCTCATATGGAGCAGACACAGGAGGTtccagcagaggaagaagacagaGTAGAAG